In the genome of Bremerella sp. P1, the window TGGAAATGGTCCCGCCCAGGACCTCGGCGATACCGAACCACCAGGGAAGAACGCGGACGCTCGAGCCAGGGGGGAGGCTACGATGCTCCAACTGCTGCTTGGTTAAATTCTGCAGCGAAGTCACCAATTCGTCTCGTGACTTGGGAAGCGGCAGCAATTCGTTCGCAAGCGAATGTTTTGGGTCGCTTAGTTCTTTTTCAGTCGCAGCGAGCAAGTCGCCGACCGCAGGTCCCGGCAATGCGGCGATCTCAACCACCGGTGGAGCACCCGAGAGATGCTCCCACAGCTGCCCTATCGTCGTGTCGAGCTCGGGGTGAAGCATCTCGGTCGCAACTTCCGCAGCAGGCTGCATGACGAAACGTCGGAAGCTCATGCGCGGATGCGGGATGGTAAGCTGCGGTGTTTTGATGATCTGCCGGTCATAGAGAAGCAAGTCAATGTCAAGCTTCCGAGCACCCCAGCGTTGGATGCGAACGCGGCCATGGCTTTGCTCGATATCGATCAGCTTCTGATGAACTTGCTCGGGCGAGAGAGAGGTAGAAAATTTCGCCGCCGAATTGAGATAATCGGGTTGCCCGCTGGGACCACCGACCGGTTTGGTGATCAACAGTTCGCTTCGTGCTTCCAACGTAAACTCTGGATCGGAAGCGAGTTGGTCAACGGCCTGCGTCAGGGTTTCGCCCAGATCTCCGAGATTCGCGCCCAGGGCAATCAAAATGGTGGGCACAAGTCAGTTGCTCTGCGAGCGGCTCGAGGAAACGTCAGACGAACAGGTGTGAATAACATGTTGATCAGGACGCCAAAAAGCATGAAGGGATCTCCATAAACAAGCTCGGAAGCTTGTCGCACGTCGGTCCATTCAGTCGTCGCCCTTCAAACTTTTTAGCGGAGAGTGTTGCCAACCTATGTGTGACAATTCCCTTTGCCGGAAAGCAATATCTCTCGCACGCACTCATATCCCTCTCGTTCTCCGCTACGGCTTGCACACTTGCCGTCGAAACCGCGTGGCGTTGCTGCACTTTTCCAGGCGCGCAGAAGTCCCTAAGGATTTCCTATATTCGCGAGCCAGGAACCAAAGGTCAGAAAGACCAATTTGCAACAAGTGACACGGGATTTGGAGGAGGAGAGAGGTGTTAAAGACGCTAATCGCGTCCCTTGGTTCCAATCAACATAGGGACTAATTTTGCGAAGCGAAGCGGAGTTGTCAAGCAACCATCGTAATCTTTTTTTCACATTGTGATTCTGGCTTGAATTTCATCGCAAAAAATCGTTTGCATTTCGTTGTCAAGGCTTGTGCTCAAAAAACGCAAAGCGTGAAAGTCGAAATCAAAGAGTGAGTAATTATTTAGTGAGTCGTTAGGTGTTATTTCGTTATTGGCGCTCACATGGCAGATAGTGTGAAAGTCGATTCACAGGCCGACTAAGCCATTCGGCGATGCGAAAGGGCCGGTAATTCCGCACGTATTTTACGCTGGGCGGCGAGATCGATTTCGGCGTAGATGATGCCTTGCTTATCGCGATCGCCACGGGCGAGCACCTTTCCCCAGGGATCGATAATCAAAGAATTTCCGTGACACTTGATCGTGTCGCCATACATCCCGCATTGATTCGCGGCGATAACATAAATTTGATTTTCAATCGCACGTGCCCGCGCTAAAACTTCCCAATGCGCCTCGCCAGTCTTGTCCGTAAACGCGGCAGGCAGCACACAGACCTGCATTCCGTCTTCGGTCAGGCGACGGAAAATCTCGGGGAACCGCAAATCGTAGCAGATGGCCTGGCCGATATGCCCCAGCGGCGTTGCCGCGACCGACAATTGACTGCCTGCCCGCACGTAGTCGGACTCGACCACTTTCACCTCCGGCAGGTTGATATCGAAGCAGTGGATCTTGTCGTAGGTGGACAAAACTTGGCCATGCGGACCGAATAGAATGCTTCGGTTCATCACCTTGCTGGGGTCGTCACTAGCGGCGATGGCCACGCTGCCGGCACACAGCACCAGCTCGTTCTTGATGGCCAGGCCACGCATGGTTTGCAGGACCTTTCCGTCCATCGTTTCGGCGTTTTCACGCAGCTGAGAAACTTTTCCGAGGTAAGGAAACAGCTCAGGAAGTACCACCAATTGGGCCCCTTCCTGGGCCGCATCCGTGATCATTGATTCCGCTTGTTCCAAATTCACCGATTTTTCCGCTCCCGAGTCCATTTGTAGGGCGGCAACAACGTAAGGAGCGATCATAGCTGCGGGTCTCCAAGGTTCGTTTTTTCTGAGATGTGCTCTATACTTGTACGCGGACTTGGTTGGTCAACGTGGCCCCTTCCGGGTTCGGGTTTTTTTCTTCCCGGAATTGCCAAAACCAATGAGTATTCATTCTGAAAACGATCAGGACGTCTTGTCGCTTCTGGAGCGGACCTTCTTGGAGATCTCTACGGACGAATCGCGCCGGGTGGAGTTGCTGCACCAGCTTTTGGGTGAAGCGGCATGCTATCGGCTGTCGATTTACGAGATTCCTCGCGACTTTCTGCTTTCGGTCGTGGTGCCCATTTTCAATGAAGTCAACTCGCTGCAACAAGTTATTGCAGCAGTTCGCCAATGCGGTTTCAAGTGCGAAATCATTTTGGTCGACGATGGCAGCACCGACGGAACGCGAGAATTGCTGGAAACGCTCCGCGATCAGACCGACCTGAAGATCATTCTGCACGAGAAGAATCAAGGCAAAGGGGCTGCCCTGGCGACCGGTTTCAAGGAAGCGACCGGCGATGCGGTGATCATTCAGGACGCCGATTTGGAATACACACCCAACGATTACCGCGCTCTGCTGCAGCCGATCATCTGCGAAGGGGTCGACGCCGTTTACGGTAGCCGCTTTATCACCGGTCAGCGGAATGTTCCCCGCGTGCGGCATTACCTGGCCAACAAGATGGTGACCATGTGGTCGAACTTGTTCACCAATCTACTGCTCACCGATATGGAAACCTGTTACAAGGTGTTCCGCCGCGAGGTTATTCAAGAGATCGCGCCCACGCTTCGCGAGAAACGCTTTGGCGTCGAGCCGGAAATCACGGCTAAGCTGTCCCGCCGCAAGGGGCTGCGAATTCGCGAAGTTCCGATCCGCTATTACCCTCGCACCTTTGAAGAGGGAAAGAAGATCGGTTGGAAAGATGGCATCCGGGCCCTGTGGTGTGCTATCCGATATTAAGTTTCACACCACCTATCAGCTCGCCTTCGCTATATGAATGATGCCCCCACGCCCGAGAACGCGGCATCGCCTATCGACCCCGACCTGATGCGCAAGACGCAGCGGGCAACGCGGTTGACCATGATTGGTCAGATCGCCGGGCAAGTCATCTCGCTGGTCGTCATCGCCGAATTGTATCGCCTGGTTTCTCCGGCCGAATTCGGGTTGCTGGGGATGTTCATGCCCATCATGCTGCTGATTCGCTCGTTCGGGTCGCTGGGGATGGATATTGCGACGGTGCAGAAAAAGGGGCTGACCAACGAAGAAGCCTCGACGCTGTTCTGGTACCAGGTGATTACCGGCGTCATTCTGACGATCATCCTGATCGGGCTCTCGCCACTTCTGGCGATGTGGTTTCAAGCCGAGCGGTTAACGATGGTGGGCATCGCCCTGTCAGGCACGGCCTTGCTGTACAACAGCTATTCGCAACATAAATCGCTGGCCGAGAAGAAACTGCACTTCGGCCGGTTAACGATCGTGCGAGTTCTTTCCTTGATCGTGAGCGGCATCTTGGCGATCGTCGCGGCGTATAGTGGCTGGGGCATCTGGGCCTTGGTCGTCCAGCAGTATAGCGAACTGGTGGTGCTGAATATCGGCTTCTGGGCGATCGAACCATGGCGACCTGGCAAGTGTGCTCCGCTGTCGGAAATGAAGCAGCTGCTCAACTTCAGCGGGTACTACACGCTGGGCGGCGTTTTCTTTGCGGTGGGTCAAAACCTGGACAAGATCGTTTTGGGGGCCGTCTTTGGTTCGAGTGCCGAGGGGCAGCAATGGATCGGCTATTACACCCAGGCCTACAACCAGATGATTCGCCCGGTCTATTTGCTGACCTCGCCGGTGACTTCGGCCATGTTGCCGGCATTGTCGCAGGCAAAAGGGAATCCCGAATCGTTCGCTGCCTTGACGGCTTCGTTCTACCGTATGGTTGGCATCATGTTGGCTCCCTGTTCGATCGGGATGCTGATCGTCGGAGACGAACTGATGCCAGTGCTGGGGGGAAGAGATTGGATTCAGGCCGGAGATATCCTCTCGATCATGGGCTTGATGATTGTCGCCCAGAGCTGGATCAATATCTCGGGAAGCTTGATGAGTGCCGCTGGTCGGGCCGACCTATTGGCGGTCGGAGCCTTCGGCAACTTGGTGATTCTGTCCGGGGCATGCGGCGCCGCGTACTTCTTTGCCGGGAAAAATGACGCCGAACTGTTTACGATCGACTTGGCAGGCCTGGTCATGCTGGCGACCGTTGCCGTATGCGGACCGTATCTGGCGTTCTGCTTTAAGAGTACCGGAGTCCCTGTCGGGAAAACATTCAGCCAGCTAACGCCGGCTCTGGCGGCTTCGATCTTGATGGGAGCAGTCGTCTACCTTGCCGGCTTGTTGGACTACTACCTGCCGGACGCATTGACTCTGGCCGAAGAAATCATCGTCGGCGTGATCATCTACTTTGTCTTTGCCCGCAACGAGATCCGCTGGCTATGGCGGCAGCTGCGTGGCCTGAAGCCGGATGAAGACATTCACACGGTGGTGGATTAGCACATCCGGTCCCCTCTCCACCGTCCTCGGGGGAGAGGGTTAGGGTGAGGGGGCATGTCGCGTCCTGTGAACTGCATGTGCGAACGGGGTTCTTATCGGTGCCTAAATCGAAGTTGGCGATGACTGGTGAAGGTCGCTCTAGAAACCCTCACCCTAGCCCTCTCCCTGCAAGGGAGAGGGGACTAGAAATAGTGGATTAAAGCTTGCCGAGGATGGAGTCGCCGCGGAACTTAGGCCGGGCCATGACCAGCTGGCTGACGCCGATCTGGCGTTCATCAAAGCCGGCTTCGCAGTAGGCCAGGTAGTACTCCCACATGCGAAGGAAGTAATCGTCCATACCCAGGGCGCGAATGCGGGGCAGATTCTCGAAGAAGTTCTCTCGCCAGGCGGCCAGGGTGCGAGCGTAGTGACTACCGAAATCTTCCGCATGCACGATCCGCAGGTCGGTCTTCTTGGCGATCGAGCTTGCCATCAGGTGGTACGACGGCAGAAAACCGCCGGGGAAGATATAGCGTTGAATAAAGTCGATCCCCCGCGAGTAGCTTGCGACGCGTTCATCGGGAATCGTAATCACTTGCAAGGCCATCGTTCCGTCCGGCTTCAACAGCGACCCGCACTTCTCGAAATAGGTGTCGAGATAGTCGCGGCCGACCGCTTCGATCATTTCGATACTGACAACATGATCGTAGGTACCGGTCAGATCGCGATAGTCTTGCTTGAGTAGCGTGACACGGTCCTGAAGGCCCGCATCTTCGATTCGGCGGCACGCATAATTAAACTGCTGCTGCGAGATGGTGGTCGTTGTAACGTGGCAGCCATAGTGCTTGGCGGCATACTCGGCGAAGCCACCCCAGCCCGTTCCGATCTCCAGTACGCGACTTCCTGGCTGAATGTTGAGTTTGCGGCAGATGCGATCGAGCTTGGCAATGGATGCCTCTTCCAAGGTCGCGTCTTCCCGCTCGTAAATACCAGAGGAGTACATCATCGTTGGGTCGAGCATCAACTGGAAGAATTCGTTGCTCAGGTCGTAGTGCGCCGCGATATTATTGCGGCTTCCTTCCTTGGAGTTTCGCGTTTGCCACTGCTGTAGATTGCGCCACGGTGCCAGCCAGAACGACGAATGACGTTCAACCCCTTTCAAACGATCGAGATTACGCGCCATGATCCGCAGTAGCGCGGTCAGGTCGCTACAGACCCACTTCCCTTCCAGGTACGCTTCCGCCGCAGCGAGCGTTCCTCCCAGCATCATGTGTCGATAGACGCGTAGGTCGTCGATACGCACGACCGCCCGCAGTTCGACATCGTGGCTGGGGCCGAACTGAACCTGGCCCAGCGGATCGATGATGAGCACGTGCCCTGCTTCGATCTTCGAGAGCGTGCGATGCAGGATCTTGCGGCATTGCCGCGCGACGTAGCAGTGAAGGCCTGCGGAAACTTGGGGGAGTGCCTTGCGTAGCCGCAGCGCAGGATGCTCGATCGCCAGTTCGACTAGGCCGGTTCGGTCACTTGCACAGGAACGTGGGCTGCGTGCTGACTCTGCGGGTGAGGATATATGGGACATCGTTTCCACCAAAGTTTCCAAGCTTCATAGTAGATTGCGGCAA includes:
- the folK gene encoding 2-amino-4-hydroxy-6-hydroxymethyldihydropteridine diphosphokinase; amino-acid sequence: MPTILIALGANLGDLGETLTQAVDQLASDPEFTLEARSELLITKPVGGPSGQPDYLNSAAKFSTSLSPEQVHQKLIDIEQSHGRVRIQRWGARKLDIDLLLYDRQIIKTPQLTIPHPRMSFRRFVMQPAAEVATEMLHPELDTTIGQLWEHLSGAPPVVEIAALPGPAVGDLLAATEKELSDPKHSLANELLPLPKSRDELVTSLQNLTKQQLEHRSLPPGSSVRVLPWWFGIAEVLGGTISSIPPGTSPARLTVYWNRPEDTYGDVEAGWWSPEERNGLQAALAEAVRQKVHAPRLWLEGNDLKSAVTELTAAIQAMQG
- a CDS encoding carbon-nitrogen hydrolase family protein, translated to MIAPYVVAALQMDSGAEKSVNLEQAESMITDAAQEGAQLVVLPELFPYLGKVSQLRENAETMDGKVLQTMRGLAIKNELVLCAGSVAIAASDDPSKVMNRSILFGPHGQVLSTYDKIHCFDINLPEVKVVESDYVRAGSQLSVAATPLGHIGQAICYDLRFPEIFRRLTEDGMQVCVLPAAFTDKTGEAHWEVLARARAIENQIYVIAANQCGMYGDTIKCHGNSLIIDPWGKVLARGDRDKQGIIYAEIDLAAQRKIRAELPALSHRRMA
- a CDS encoding glycosyltransferase family 2 protein; the protein is MSIHSENDQDVLSLLERTFLEISTDESRRVELLHQLLGEAACYRLSIYEIPRDFLLSVVVPIFNEVNSLQQVIAAVRQCGFKCEIILVDDGSTDGTRELLETLRDQTDLKIILHEKNQGKGAALATGFKEATGDAVIIQDADLEYTPNDYRALLQPIICEGVDAVYGSRFITGQRNVPRVRHYLANKMVTMWSNLFTNLLLTDMETCYKVFRREVIQEIAPTLREKRFGVEPEITAKLSRRKGLRIREVPIRYYPRTFEEGKKIGWKDGIRALWCAIRY
- a CDS encoding lipopolysaccharide biosynthesis protein, giving the protein MNDAPTPENAASPIDPDLMRKTQRATRLTMIGQIAGQVISLVVIAELYRLVSPAEFGLLGMFMPIMLLIRSFGSLGMDIATVQKKGLTNEEASTLFWYQVITGVILTIILIGLSPLLAMWFQAERLTMVGIALSGTALLYNSYSQHKSLAEKKLHFGRLTIVRVLSLIVSGILAIVAAYSGWGIWALVVQQYSELVVLNIGFWAIEPWRPGKCAPLSEMKQLLNFSGYYTLGGVFFAVGQNLDKIVLGAVFGSSAEGQQWIGYYTQAYNQMIRPVYLLTSPVTSAMLPALSQAKGNPESFAALTASFYRMVGIMLAPCSIGMLIVGDELMPVLGGRDWIQAGDILSIMGLMIVAQSWINISGSLMSAAGRADLLAVGAFGNLVILSGACGAAYFFAGKNDAELFTIDLAGLVMLATVAVCGPYLAFCFKSTGVPVGKTFSQLTPALAASILMGAVVYLAGLLDYYLPDALTLAEEIIVGVIIYFVFARNEIRWLWRQLRGLKPDEDIHTVVD
- a CDS encoding SAM-dependent methyltransferase, whose translation is MSHISSPAESARSPRSCASDRTGLVELAIEHPALRLRKALPQVSAGLHCYVARQCRKILHRTLSKIEAGHVLIIDPLGQVQFGPSHDVELRAVVRIDDLRVYRHMMLGGTLAAAEAYLEGKWVCSDLTALLRIMARNLDRLKGVERHSSFWLAPWRNLQQWQTRNSKEGSRNNIAAHYDLSNEFFQLMLDPTMMYSSGIYEREDATLEEASIAKLDRICRKLNIQPGSRVLEIGTGWGGFAEYAAKHYGCHVTTTTISQQQFNYACRRIEDAGLQDRVTLLKQDYRDLTGTYDHVVSIEMIEAVGRDYLDTYFEKCGSLLKPDGTMALQVITIPDERVASYSRGIDFIQRYIFPGGFLPSYHLMASSIAKKTDLRIVHAEDFGSHYARTLAAWRENFFENLPRIRALGMDDYFLRMWEYYLAYCEAGFDERQIGVSQLVMARPKFRGDSILGKL